The genomic region ACGACCGATGTAGACGGTGAAACGTACGTCTGATGTGCTCTCGTCAACCGGGGTGATCGCCGAGATGGTCCGGTTGTCCACCATGCCCCAGCTCTTCGTGACCGCGATGCCGAGCCCGCCGTTGATGGCCTCGACGCCGCTCTTGACGTCGTCGATGGTCTGCGTGTCGTCGCCTTCGAACGTGATGGTGAAGTCGACGTAGGACCACGGCTCGGCGAAGTCGTGGCGGGTGAACACCGGCACGATCGGGGTCTGGTGCACGAACTTGAAGTGCGCGAAGTCAACGCCGTTCTCCAGTACATACTGCGGGTGCAGTTCGAGTCCTTCGCGGTGCAGCGTCATGGGCGGGTAGTAGTCGGCGGCCGTTCTGCCGTCATCGAAGCTCGCGAACACGTCCGGCGCGTCGAAGTAGGGCGCGCGGCCCTGCGCGTCGTGCCAGACGTAGATCGAGTCGTTGCGCTCGGCGACCGGATAGCTGCGGATCCGTCGTCCACGGTTGGGCCGGTCCTGATACGGGATGCAGACGTTTCGACCCTCGGCGTTCCACTGCCAGCCGTGAAACGGGCACTCGATGACCTCGCCCTGCACATGGCCGCCGTGGCCCAGATGGGCACCAAGGTGTTCACAGTAGGCGTCCATGACCACGGGATCGCCGGAAACGGTTCGCCAGCACACCATTTCGCGGTCGAAGTACTTCATTCGCCGAACTTGCCCCGGTGCGACGTCGTCGGACC from Mycobacterium sp. IDR2000157661 harbors:
- a CDS encoding Rieske 2Fe-2S domain-containing protein, with the translated sequence MAKPPLSMKPTGWFQVAWSDDVAPGQVRRMKYFDREMVCWRTVSGDPVVMDAYCEHLGAHLGHGGHVQGEVIECPFHGWQWNAEGRNVCIPYQDRPNRGRRIRSYPVAERNDSIYVWHDAQGRAPYFDAPDVFASFDDGRTAADYYPPMTLHREGLELHPQYVLENGVDFAHFKFVHQTPIVPVFTRHDFAEPWSYVDFTITFEGDDTQTIDDVKSGVEAINGGLGIAVTKSWGMVDNRTISAITPVDESTSDVRFTVYIGRPSGRAAEHEERAARKAEEFGAEVIRQFAQDVHIWSHQRYSDPPALATAEYEGFTALRKWATQFYPDGRGGTAEDLAASR